DNA sequence from the Arthrobacter sp. V1I9 genome:
CCGAGGGGGTGTATTGTTTTCTAAGTCGCCGCGAGGGAGACAGCGAAGAGCTGGTTACCCCGGGCGGCCAAAACCCCCAAAATCAATACCAAATCCTGGTAGGGCTTTCGAGCGCTTCCTGACGAGGTGGGGACGAACTCCCGCCGATAAAAATCCTGGAACACGGATTTGATTCGGAGCGGAAGTTCGGGTAAGTTTGAAAAGTTGCTCCGGAGCGATCCTTGACTTGTTGTTGTGGTGGTGCCGGGTGTGTCTGTTGTTTGAGAACTCAATAGTGTGCCAAGTTTGTTGATACCAATTGTTTTAGTGATTGGTTGAATTGATCGGGCTGCCCGCCCCTGTGGGTGGTCTGGTTTTTACAGCTGGTTTCAAATTTTTGCTGTCTGGTTGCTGCGTTATTTCCGTGGTTTCCGGGTGGTTTCTGTTTTTGTTTTACTTCAACGGAGAGTTTGATCCTGGCTCAGGATGAACGCTGGCGGCGTGCTTAACACATGCAAGTCGAACGATGATCTCCAGCTTGCTGGGGGGATTAGTGGCGAACGGGTGAGTAACACGTGAGTAACCTGCCCTTGACTCTGGGATAAGCCTGGGAAACTGGGTCTAATACCGGATATGACTCCTCATCGCATGGTGGGGGGTGGAAAGCTTTTTGTGGTTTTGGATGGACTCGCGGCCTATCAGCTTGTTGGTGAGGTAATGGCTCACCAAGGCGACGACGGGTAGCCGGCCTGAGAGGGTGACCGGCCACACTGGGACTGAGACACGGCCCAGACTCCTACGGGAGGCAGCAGTGGGGAATATTGCACAATGGGCGCAAGCCTGATGCAGCGACGCCGCGTGAGGGATGACGGCCTTCGGGTTGTAAACCTCTTTCAGTAGGGAAGAAGCGAAAGTGACGGTACCTGCAGAAGAAGCGCCGGCTAACTACGTGCCAGCAGCCGCGGTAATACGTAGGGCGCAAGCGTTATCCGGAATTATTGGGCGTAAAGAGCTCGTAGGCGGTTTGTCGCGTCTGCCGTGAAAGTCCGGGGCTCAACTCCGGATCTGCGGTGGGTACGGGCAGACTAGAGTGATGTAGGGGAGACTGGAATTCCTGGTGTAGCGGTGAAATGCGCAGATATCAGGAGGAACACCGATGGCGAAGGCAGGTCTCTGGGCATTAACTGACGCTGAGGAGCGAAAGCATGGGGAGCGAACAGGATTAGATACCCTGGTAGTCCATGCCGTAAACGTTGGGCACTAGGTGTGGGGGACATTCCACGTTTTCCGCGCCGTAGCTAACGCATTAAGTGCCCCGCCTGGGGAGTACGGCCGCAAGGCTAAAACTCAAAGGAATTGACGGGGGCCCGCACAAGCGGCGGAGCATGCGGATTAATTCGATGCAACGCGAAGAACCTTACCAAGGCTTGACATGAACCGGAAAGACCTGGAAACAGGTGCCCCGCTTGCGGTCGGTTTACAGGTGGTGCATGGTTGTCGTCAGCTCGTGTCGTGAGATGTTGGGTTAAGTCCCGCAACGAGCGCAACCCTCGTTCTATGTTGCCAGCACGTGATGGTGGGGACTCATAGGAGACTGCCGGGGTCAACTCGGAGGAAGGTGGGGACGACGTCAAATCATCATGCCCCTTATGTCTTGGGCTTCACGCATGCTACAATGGCCGGTACAAAGGGTTGCGATACTGTGAGGTGGAGCTAATCCCAAAAAGCCGGTCTCAGTTCGGATTGGGGTCTGCAACTCGACCCCATGAAGTCGGAGTCGCTAGTAATCGCAGATCAGCAACGCTGCGGTGAATACGTTCCCGGGCCTTGTACACACCGCCCGTCAAGTCACGAAAGTTGGTAACACCCGAAGCCGGTGGCCTAACCCCTTGTGGGAGGGAGCTGTCGAAGGTGGGACTGGCGATTGGGACTAAGTCGTAACAAGGTAGCCGTACCGGAAGGTGCGGCTGGATCACCTCCTTTCTAAGGAGCACCTACAAGCGCCGTCCTCATGTATGTGGGTGGTGGGGTTTGTCAGGAGTATATGCCCGTTGCGCAGACGTTTGTTCTGCGGCGGGTGCTCAAGGGTGGAATATCAATGAATAGGTGCCTGGTGGCGCGGTCTGGTGGTTAGTACGGGTTGATCTCCTTTGGGGGGTTGGTTCAGGAACGCTTGCTGGTCCGGGTTGTTGGGTGGTGTTTGGCACACTGTTGGGTCCTGAGGCAACAGGACCGGGTTTTTGCCCGGGACTTGTGTTTCTGGTTTTCCTGGCCGTACCGATCATGCACGTTTGTGTGTGGGGTGTGTGGTTTGGGGTTGTTGTTTGAGAACTACATAGTGGACGCGAGCATCTTTTATAAGAAGCAATTTCCAAGAATATGAACCTGGATCTGGCTGCGCGTGATGATGGCTGACCTTTCGGGGTTGGTGGTTGTTGGGTGTGGTTGGTTTTCGTGGTTCTCTCGTGAAGTAGTTTTTTGATCTTTGTGGTCAAGTTTTTAAGAGCACACGGTGGATGCCTTGGCATTAGGAGCCGAAGAAGGACGTAGGAATCTGCGATAAGCCTGGGGGAGTCGATAACCGGACTGTGATCCCAGGGTGTCCGAATGGGGAAACCCCGCCAGGGGCGCGAGTCGCCTGGTGACCCGCATCTGAACACATAGGGTGCGTGGAGGGAACGCGGGGAAGTGAAACATCTCAGTACCCGCAGGAAGAGAAAACAATAGTGATTCCGTTAGTAGTGGCGAGCGAACGCGGATCAGGCTAAACCGTTCCATGTGTGATAGCCGGCGGGCGTTGCATGGTCGGGGTTGTGGGACTTTCCATACCAGTTCTGCCGGGCTGGTGGGGTGTGATGTGCAGGCATAGGTGAACGGTCTTGAAAGGCCGGCCAGAGAGGGTGTGAGCCCCGTAACCGAAATGTTGTGTACCGCCTGGATGAGTATCCCAAGTAGCACGGGGCCCGAGAAATCCCGTGTGAATCTGTCAGGACCACCTGATAAGCCTAAATACTCCCTAATGACCGATAGCGGACCAGTACCGTGAGGGAAAGGTGAAAAGTACCCCGGGAGGGGAGTGAAACAGTACCTGAAACCGTGTGCTTACAATCCGTCGGAGCCAGTCTGATTCTGGTGACGGCGTGCCTTTTGAAGAATGAGCCTGCGAGTTAGTGTTACGTCGCGAGGTTAACCCGTGTGGGGAAGCCGTAGCGAAAGCGAGTCTGAATAGGGCGTTGCAGTGGCGTGATCTAGACCCGAAGCGAAGTGATCTACCCATGGCCAGGTTGAAGCGACGGTAAGACGTCGTGGAGGACCGAACCCACTTCAGTTGAAAATGGAGGGGATGAGCTGTGGGTAGGGGTGAAAGGCCAATCAAACTTCGTGATAGCTGGTTCTCCCCGAAATGCATTTAGGTGCAGCGTTGCGTGTTTCTTACCGGAGGTAGAGCTACTGGATGGCTAATGGGCCCTACAAGGTTACTGACGTCAGCCAAACTCCGAATGCCGGTAAGTGAGAGCGCAGCAGTGAGACTGTGGGGGATAAGCTTCATAGTCGAGAGGGAAACAGCCCAGACCACCAACTAAGGCCCCTAAGCGTGTGCTAAGTGGGAAAGGATGTGGAGTTGCGAAGACAACCAGGAGGTTGGCTTAGAAGCAGCCATCCTTAAAAGAGTGCGTAATAGCTCACTGGTCAAGTGATTCCGCGCCGACAATGTAGCGGGGCTCAAGTACACCGCCGAAGTTGTGGCATTCAGATATTAGCTAAGCCCTTGTGGTTCAGGCGTCTGGATGGGTAGGGGAGCGTCGTGTGGGCAGTGAAGTCGCGGTGTAAACCAGCGGTGGAGCCTACACGAGTGAGAATGCAGGCATGAGTAGCGAAAGACGGGTGAGAAACCCGTCCGCCGAATGATCAAGGGTTCCAGGGTCAAGCTAATCTGCCCTGGGTAAGTCGGGACCTAAGGCGAGGCCGACAGGCGTAGTCGATGGACAACGGGTTGATATTCCCGTACCGGCGAAAAACCGCCCATGCTGAACAGGGGATACTAACTGCCCGAGACCTGCCCGATCACCCTTGTGGTGTGAGGGTTTTGGTGGAGCGCAGGACCTGATCCTGGGAGGCAAGCGTATTAACAGGTGTGACGCAGGAAGGTAGCCAAGCCGGGCGATGGTTGTCCCGGTCTAAGGATGTAGGGCGAACGGTAGGCAAATCCGCTGTTCATGATGCCTGAGATCTGATGGGACCCCCGTTTGGGGGGATTTGGTGATCCTATGCTGCCGAGAAAAGCATCGACGCGAGGTTTTAGCCGCCCGTACCCCAAACCGACACAGGTGATCAGGTAGAGAATACTAAGGCGATCGAGAGAATTATGGTTAAGGAACTCGGCAAAATGCCCCCGTAACTTCGGGAGAAGGGGGGCCCCAACCTTGAACACCACTTGCTGGTGGGAGGGGATCGGGGCCGCAGAGACCAGGGGGAAGCGACTGTTTACTAAAAACACAGGTCCGTGCGAAGTCGCAAGACGATGTATACGGACTGACTCCTGCCCGGTGCTGGAAGGTTAAGAGGACCGGTTAGCCGCAAGGCGAAGCTGAGAATTTAAGCCCCAGTAAACGGCGGTGGTAACTATAACCATCCTAAGGTAGCGAAATTCCTTGTCGGGTAAGTTCCGACCTGCACGAATGGAGTAACGACTTCCCCGCTGTCTCAACCATAAACTCGGCGAAATTGCAGTACGAGTAAAGATGCTCGTTACGCGCAGCAGGACGGAAAGACCCCGAGACCTTTACTATAGTTTGGTATTGGTGTTCGGAGTGGCTTGTGTAGGATAGGTGGGAGACGTTGAAGCCCGGACGCCAGTTCGGGTGGAGTCATCGTTGAAATACCACTCTGGTCACTTTGGACATCTAACTTCGGCCCGTAATCCGGGTCAGGGACAGTGCCTGATGGGTAGTTTAACTGGGGCGGTTGCCTCCTAAAAAGTAACGGAGGCGCCCAAAGGTTCCCTCAGCCTGGTTGGCAATCAGGTGTCGAGTGTAAGTGCACAAGGGAGCTTGACTGTGAGAGAGACATCTCGAGCAGGGACGAAAGTCGGGACTAGTGATCCGGCGGTACATTGTGGAATGGCCGTCGCTCAACGGATAAAAGGTACCTCGGGGATAACAGGCTGATCTTGCCCAAGAGTCCATATCGACGGCATGGTTTGGCACCTCGATGTCGGCTCGTCGCATCCTGGGGCTGGAGTAGGTCCCAAGGGTTGGGCTGTTCGCCCATTAAAGCGGTACGCGAGCTGGGTTTAGAACGTCGTGAGACAGTTCGGTCCCTATCCGCTGCGCGCGCAGGAAATTTGAGAAGGGCTGTCCTTAGTACGAGAGGACCGGGACGGACGAACCTCTGGTGTGTCAGTTGTACTGCCAAGTGCACCGCTGATTAGCTACGTTCGGATGGGATAACCGCTGAAAGCATCTAAGCGGGAAGCTCGCTTCAAGATGAGATTTCCATACACCTTGTGTGTGAGAGGCCCCCAGCCAGACCACTGGGTTGATAGGCCGGATGTGGAAGCGAGGACTAACGACTCGTGAAGCTGACCGGTACTAATAGGCCGATAACTTACACCACACACCACCCCCGCAAACCAATCCTTCAAAAGAGGTTTGCACCCAAGAGGGTGGTAAAAGATAAACAAGACTGCTTGCGTCCACTATGTGGTTCCCGAACAACAAACCCGTTGCTTGAGAACCGATAACTGAATAACAACACCACAGCTCCAACACACGGAGCGATGTTGTAACCAAAAATTTTCCCACCCGCCCGGGCACGCCCCGGGTGCCAGGGTGCGGAGCAAGGGTTACGGCGGTCATAGCGTGGGGGAAACGCCCGGTCCCATTCCGAACCCGGAAGCTAAGACCCACAGCGCCGATGGTACTGCACCCGGGAGGGTGTGGGAGAGTAGGTCACCGCCGGACAACCATTCGGTCGAGGCCCCAACCAGTCACTGGTTGGGGCCTCCCACACTTAAAAACACCCCAGGGGCCCTGACACACCACGTCAGGGCCCCACCACTTTAACCACCACACACCACCACGCCACCAAGGACAGGAACAGCCCCTCATCCTGGCCCACACAACCACTATTGATCGCCGGGTCATAGCCGGCGCCTAGACTTACGGCATGACCCCGAGTTCCCGCGAGCCGCGCATTCGTCGGGCCACCATTCTTGATGTGGCGGCCGCTGCCGGTGTCTCACGTCAGACCGTGACCCGCGCCATGAATGACATGTCTGGAATCAGCCAGGCCACGCGTGAGCGCGTCCAACAACTGGCGGGAGAGCTGGGCTACACCCCCAGCCGGTTTGCGAAGGGCCTGGTGCAGGGCGCCCGGGTCTCCCTCGGGCTCGCCATCCCGGACCTCACCAACCCGTACTTCCCTGCCTTCGCCTCCAGTGTGGTGGAAGTGGCCACCCAGCGTGGCTGGAACGTGGTGGTTGATGACTTTGGCCACGGCAGCGGGAACGGCCTGGACGCCGTGACCCGCCTGGCCCCCCAAGTCGATGCCCTGGTCGGCTATCTCGGCGCCTGCTCGAGTGATGCCCAGGCATTGATGGGCCGGCGCCCGGTAGTGGTGCTCGACTACCCGTCAGGCCAAGCAGCCGGGGGCATCTCCTTTGACTACTCCCACGGAGCGCGGATTGCCTTGGAACGGCTCAAGGAAGCCGGCTGCCGACAGATTGCCTATCTTGACTCGGACCAGGAGGGCCCCGCCACCACCCGCGGCCGGGCAGTCGCAGAAGCAGCAGCTGGCGCCGGCATCGAGCTCACCGTCCGGCAGGCTGCTGACTCCGCCGCTGCGGCCGGGGCAGCTGTGCAATCGATGATTGAACAGCATGCCGGCATCGACGGGCTCTTGGTGTTCAATGACCTCATGGCAGCAGGGGTGCTCAAAGCCCTGCACCAAGCGGGCAGAACGGTGCCGGGGGACTGCGCCGTGATCGGGATGGACGGAATCCCTTTGGGGGAGCTCGTGACACCCGAGCTGACCACCCTGTCCCTCGACCTTCGCGCGGTGGGGCGGGCCGCCGTCGACCTCGTTGATGGCCTGTTGACCGGCACCGTGGAGGCTGGAAGCGAAGGTGCCACGCTGGTGCTCCAACACCAGCTCGTCCTTCGTCAGTCGGCCTGACCCTACTCAGCCCGGGCAAAGTCGACTAGGCTGCAGTGTGCGGTTCGTGAACGTTCACGCAGAGCGGGCGGGGAATTAGGACCAGCCTGCAACCCTCCAATAAACCCATGAAGCAAGGAAGCCCATGTCAGTTCAATCGTCCTCTGTGCGGGCCGGCAGCAGCCCGGAACGCACCCCGGATTCACCTGTTGCCAGCCTCGAACTCGGCGCCGAGGACGTCCGGGAGCTGTCCTCCCTGGAGCCCGGCACCGGCAGCCTGCCTGCGCGGGCCTACCTGAACAGTGACGCTCCAAAGCTGTCACTCAACGGGGAGTGGCAGTTCCGCCTCAGCGGGGGAATCCGAACGGCACCTGATGACGGCTGGCAGCTGGGGGAGGATCTGAACGGATTCGAAAGCCTGCCCGTGCCGTCCAGCTGGTCCATGCA
Encoded proteins:
- a CDS encoding LacI family DNA-binding transcriptional regulator translates to MTPSSREPRIRRATILDVAAAAGVSRQTVTRAMNDMSGISQATRERVQQLAGELGYTPSRFAKGLVQGARVSLGLAIPDLTNPYFPAFASSVVEVATQRGWNVVVDDFGHGSGNGLDAVTRLAPQVDALVGYLGACSSDAQALMGRRPVVVLDYPSGQAAGGISFDYSHGARIALERLKEAGCRQIAYLDSDQEGPATTRGRAVAEAAAGAGIELTVRQAADSAAAAGAAVQSMIEQHAGIDGLLVFNDLMAAGVLKALHQAGRTVPGDCAVIGMDGIPLGELVTPELTTLSLDLRAVGRAAVDLVDGLLTGTVEAGSEGATLVLQHQLVLRQSA